Proteins co-encoded in one Pseudomonas beijingensis genomic window:
- a CDS encoding glutathione peroxidase, which yields MSDNLLSIPCTTIKGEQKTLADFAGKAVLVVNTASQCGFTPQYKGLEALWQTYKDQGLVVLGFPCNQFGKQEPGNEGAITEFCELNFGVSFPLFKKIEVNGANAHPLFVQLKQRAPGVLGSKGIKWNFTKFLIGKDGQVVKRFAPTTKPQDLTGEIEALLK from the coding sequence ATGAGCGACAACCTGCTGAGCATCCCGTGCACCACCATCAAGGGTGAGCAAAAGACCCTCGCCGATTTCGCCGGCAAGGCTGTGCTGGTGGTCAACACCGCCAGCCAGTGCGGGTTCACTCCGCAATACAAAGGGCTTGAGGCGTTGTGGCAGACCTACAAGGACCAAGGCCTGGTGGTGCTGGGCTTTCCCTGCAATCAGTTCGGCAAGCAGGAGCCGGGAAATGAAGGGGCGATCACCGAGTTCTGCGAACTGAACTTCGGTGTGAGTTTTCCGCTGTTCAAGAAAATCGAAGTCAACGGCGCCAACGCCCATCCGCTGTTCGTCCAGCTTAAACAGCGAGCCCCCGGCGTGCTGGGGTCCAAAGGCATCAAGTGGAATTTCACCAAGTTCCTGATCGGCAAGGACGGTCAGGTGGTCAAGCGTTTTGCCCCGACCACCAAACCCCAGGACCTGACCGGTGAGATCGAAGCGCTGCTCAAATGA
- the msrB gene encoding peptide-methionine (R)-S-oxide reductase MsrB, protein MEKLQKTLEEWRAMLDPEQYNVCRLKGTERPFSGKYNATKTDGVYHCVCCNEPLFDSQTKFDSGCGWPSFYAPIEGSAVVEVRDVSHGMIRTEVVCAKCDAHLGHVFPDGPPPTDLRYCINSVCLDLVPRE, encoded by the coding sequence ATGGAAAAGTTGCAGAAAACCCTTGAAGAATGGCGCGCCATGCTCGACCCGGAGCAGTACAACGTCTGTCGGTTGAAGGGCACCGAGCGGCCATTCTCCGGCAAATACAACGCCACCAAGACCGACGGTGTGTACCACTGCGTCTGCTGCAACGAGCCGCTGTTCGATTCGCAGACCAAATTCGATTCGGGCTGTGGCTGGCCGAGTTTCTACGCGCCGATCGAGGGCAGTGCGGTGGTGGAGGTGCGGGACGTCAGCCACGGCATGATTCGCACCGAAGTGGTTTGCGCCAAATGCGACGCCCACCTGGGCCACGTCTTCCCCGACGGCCCGCCGCCCACGGATTTGCGGTACTGCATCAACTCGGTGTGCCTGGATCTGGTCCCCCGCGAGTAA
- a CDS encoding hybrid sensor histidine kinase/response regulator codes for MDIRFTQRLSYKQARLTVLVGFVLGTLLSLMQIGIDYASEDASINREILSLLEISHNPASRIAYNIDAELAQELSMGLLRSPAIIGAELIDNNNTVLASVKRPELQSSYRFISDFLFGAQRQFEDRLYLDHLPAESLGILRLDVDTYAFGSRFLRRAEVTLLNGFARSLILTGLLLALFYVMLTKPLVRVIRELSSRDPSSSEQNRLECPAGHQSDEIGVLVSVANQQFENISTEIQQRRTAENRLTEYLAQLENIVSARTAELKAINTRLSQSNEELEVARRTALDMAEARSVFLANMSHEIRTPLNGLLGMIALSLDGPLTAEQQQQLSIAHDSGKVLVELLNDILDLSKFDAGQLELERIPFDLGALVEDTANLLSQNAAPSVELACLIDPRFPAQVLGDPTRVRQIVSNLLSNALKFTRFGRVDVKVSHYEGGVRIEVCDTGIGIPQEAQARILQPFTQAGAGITRQFGGTGLGLALTYNLCEAMQGRLTISSEAGFGSQFCADLPLPCHLPATPLEPLRGNVVAITASSSGLAELLSMLLPGWGLDYVQRSIDDGLLGLKPDVLITDCPECLFNLRPTFDAPILLVTAYGSFMPGEEAAALAPLIQQARPLARHALYQILRRAMQSEATTINDAQIETLAPSRRGRVLLVEDNPVNQLVAKGMLVKLGCEVTVAAHGVEALDQLEQQVFDLVLMDCNMPVMDGYEASRQIRRSGRWSDLPIVALTANAMPEERERCRASGMNDYLSKPFRREELAAVLDQWIPTTSAL; via the coding sequence ATGGACATCAGATTCACCCAACGGCTTTCCTATAAGCAGGCCCGCCTGACCGTCCTGGTGGGCTTCGTGTTGGGCACCTTGCTCAGCCTGATGCAGATCGGCATCGATTATGCCAGCGAAGACGCGTCGATCAACCGTGAAATCCTGTCGCTGCTGGAAATCAGCCACAACCCGGCCTCGCGCATCGCCTACAACATCGACGCCGAACTCGCCCAAGAACTGTCCATGGGTCTGTTGCGCTCACCGGCCATCATCGGCGCCGAGCTGATCGATAACAACAATACCGTGCTGGCCAGCGTCAAGCGGCCCGAGCTGCAAAGCAGCTACCGATTCATCAGCGACTTCCTGTTCGGTGCCCAGCGCCAGTTCGAGGACCGGCTCTACCTGGACCACTTGCCCGCCGAATCCCTGGGCATACTGCGACTGGACGTCGACACCTATGCATTCGGCAGTCGTTTCCTGCGCCGTGCCGAGGTCACCTTACTCAACGGCTTCGCCCGCAGCCTGATCCTGACCGGCCTGCTGCTGGCGCTGTTCTACGTGATGCTGACCAAGCCTCTGGTGCGGGTCATCCGCGAACTGAGCAGCCGCGACCCGAGCAGCAGTGAACAGAACCGTCTGGAATGCCCGGCCGGCCACCAGTCCGATGAAATCGGCGTGCTGGTGTCCGTCGCCAACCAGCAGTTCGAAAATATCTCCACGGAAATCCAACAGCGACGCACGGCCGAAAATCGCCTCACCGAATACCTTGCGCAACTGGAAAACATCGTCTCGGCACGCACCGCCGAACTCAAGGCCATCAACACCCGCCTCAGCCAGTCCAACGAAGAGCTGGAGGTGGCCCGACGCACGGCCCTGGACATGGCCGAAGCCCGCTCCGTGTTCCTCGCCAACATGAGTCACGAGATCCGCACGCCGCTCAATGGCCTGCTGGGCATGATCGCCCTGTCCCTGGACGGTCCCCTGACGGCCGAGCAACAGCAGCAGCTCTCGATTGCCCATGACTCGGGCAAGGTATTGGTCGAACTGCTCAACGACATCCTCGACCTGTCGAAATTCGACGCTGGTCAACTGGAGCTCGAACGCATCCCGTTCGACCTCGGCGCCCTGGTGGAGGATACCGCCAACCTGCTTTCCCAGAACGCGGCTCCCAGTGTCGAGCTGGCCTGCCTGATCGATCCCCGGTTCCCGGCGCAGGTGCTCGGCGACCCGACCCGGGTGCGCCAGATCGTCAGCAACCTGCTGTCCAACGCCTTGAAGTTCACACGCTTCGGGCGGGTCGACGTGAAGGTGAGCCATTACGAAGGCGGCGTGCGAATCGAAGTCTGCGACACCGGTATCGGCATTCCTCAGGAAGCCCAGGCGAGAATCCTGCAACCGTTCACTCAGGCCGGCGCCGGGATTACCCGTCAGTTTGGTGGCACCGGGCTGGGCCTGGCATTGACCTACAACCTCTGCGAAGCCATGCAGGGCCGGTTGACGATCAGTTCCGAAGCCGGCTTCGGCAGTCAGTTCTGCGCTGACCTGCCCCTGCCTTGTCACCTCCCGGCAACGCCGCTCGAACCGTTGCGCGGCAACGTCGTCGCCATCACCGCCAGCAGCAGCGGCCTGGCCGAGTTGCTGAGCATGCTGTTGCCGGGATGGGGTTTGGATTATGTGCAACGCTCCATCGATGACGGACTGCTGGGGCTCAAACCTGACGTGCTGATTACCGATTGCCCGGAATGCCTGTTCAACCTGCGGCCGACCTTTGATGCGCCGATCCTGCTGGTGACCGCCTATGGCAGCTTCATGCCCGGCGAGGAAGCCGCCGCCCTCGCCCCGCTGATACAACAGGCTCGACCGCTGGCACGCCATGCGCTGTACCAGATCCTGCGGCGCGCCATGCAAAGCGAGGCAACCACCATCAACGATGCACAGATCGAAACCCTGGCGCCGTCCAGGCGCGGACGAGTGCTGCTGGTGGAGGACAATCCGGTCAACCAACTGGTGGCCAAGGGCATGCTGGTGAAACTGGGCTGCGAAGTCACCGTCGCGGCCCACGGCGTCGAAGCCCTGGATCAACTGGAACAGCAGGTGTTCGACCTGGTGTTGATGGACTGCAACATGCCGGTGATGGACGGCTACGAAGCCAGCCGGCAGATTCGCCGCAGCGGGCGCTGGTCGGATCTGCCGATCGTTGCGCTGACGGCCAACGCGATGCCCGAGGAACGTGAGCGCTGCCGGGCCTCTGGCATGAACGATTACCTGTCCAAACCGTTCCGCCGGGAAGAGTTGGCGGCCGTGCTGGACCAGTGGATACCCACTACGTCAGCGCTTTGA
- a CDS encoding DODA-type extradiol aromatic ring-opening family dioxygenase: MLPSLFISHGSPMLALEPGASGPALARLAGQLPKPKAIVIVSAHWESNELLVSANPQPRTWHDFGGFPPALYEVQYPAPGDPQLAEQVADMLNAAHLSARLDPQRPSDHGVWVPLSLMYPEADIPVVQVSLPSRQGPLLQTQVGQALASLRQEGVLLIGSGSITHNLRDLDWNAGPDSIEPWAKAFRDWMVEHLAANDEAALHDYRRQAPNAVRSHPSDEHLLPLYFARGAGGTFSVAHAGFTMGTLGMDIYRFD; the protein is encoded by the coding sequence ATGCTGCCCAGCCTGTTTATCTCCCATGGCTCACCGATGCTGGCCTTGGAGCCCGGTGCCAGCGGCCCGGCCCTGGCTCGCCTGGCCGGTCAGTTGCCCAAGCCCAAGGCCATCGTCATCGTCTCCGCCCACTGGGAAAGCAACGAACTGTTGGTCAGCGCCAATCCGCAGCCGCGCACTTGGCACGACTTCGGCGGCTTTCCCCCCGCGCTGTATGAAGTGCAGTACCCCGCGCCTGGCGATCCTCAACTGGCAGAGCAAGTAGCCGACATGCTCAACGCCGCGCACCTGTCAGCCCGCCTCGACCCTCAACGGCCGTCCGACCATGGCGTCTGGGTGCCATTGTCGTTGATGTACCCCGAGGCCGACATCCCGGTGGTGCAGGTTTCCCTGCCCAGCCGCCAGGGACCGCTGCTGCAGACACAGGTCGGCCAGGCCCTGGCAAGCCTGCGCCAAGAGGGCGTCCTGCTGATCGGCTCCGGAAGCATCACCCATAACCTGCGCGACCTGGACTGGAACGCCGGCCCTGACAGCATCGAACCCTGGGCCAAGGCCTTTCGTGATTGGATGGTCGAGCACCTGGCGGCCAACGACGAGGCCGCGCTGCACGACTACCGCCGTCAGGCGCCCAATGCCGTACGCAGCCACCCCAGCGACGAGCACTTGTTGCCGCTGTATTTTGCCCGGGGTGCCGGTGGGACATTCAGTGTGGCCCATGCAGGGTTCACGATGGGGACGCTGGGGATGGACATTTATCGGTTCGACTGA
- the htpX gene encoding protease HtpX, with amino-acid sequence MMRILLFLATNLAVVLIASITLSLFGFNGFMAANGVDLNLNQLLIFCAVFGFAGSLFSLFISKWMAKMSTGTQIISQPRTRHEQWLLQTVEQLSREAGIKMPEVGIFPAYEANAFATGWNKNDALVAVSQGLLERFSPDEVKAVLAHEIGHVANGDMVTLALIQGVVNTFVMFFARIIGNFVDKVIFKNEEGQGIAYYVATIFAELVLGILASAIVMWFSRKREFRADDAGARLAGTSAMIGALQRLRAEQGLPVHMPDTLNAFGINGGIKQGLARMFMSHPPLEERIDALRRRG; translated from the coding sequence ATGATGCGCATCCTGCTGTTCTTGGCCACTAACCTGGCGGTCGTGCTGATTGCCAGCATCACCCTGAGCCTCTTTGGCTTCAACGGGTTCATGGCGGCCAATGGGGTTGACCTCAACCTCAATCAGCTGCTGATCTTCTGTGCGGTGTTCGGTTTCGCCGGTTCCCTGTTCTCGCTGTTCATCTCCAAGTGGATGGCGAAGATGAGCACCGGCACCCAGATCATCAGCCAGCCGCGCACGCGTCACGAACAATGGCTGCTGCAGACCGTCGAGCAGTTGTCCCGCGAAGCCGGTATCAAGATGCCGGAAGTGGGTATCTTCCCGGCCTACGAGGCCAACGCCTTCGCCACGGGCTGGAACAAGAACGACGCCCTGGTCGCCGTCAGCCAGGGTTTGCTCGAGCGGTTCTCGCCCGATGAAGTCAAGGCCGTGCTGGCCCACGAGATCGGCCACGTTGCCAACGGCGACATGGTGACCCTGGCGCTGATCCAAGGCGTGGTGAACACCTTCGTGATGTTCTTCGCCCGGATCATCGGTAATTTCGTCGACAAGGTGATTTTCAAGAACGAAGAAGGCCAGGGCATTGCCTACTACGTGGCGACGATCTTCGCCGAGCTGGTACTGGGCATCCTCGCCAGCGCCATCGTCATGTGGTTCTCGCGCAAACGCGAGTTCCGCGCCGACGACGCCGGTGCACGCCTGGCCGGCACCAGCGCCATGATCGGTGCCCTGCAACGTCTGCGCGCAGAGCAAGGCTTGCCAGTGCACATGCCCGATACTCTGAACGCCTTTGGTATCAACGGTGGCATCAAGCAGGGCCTGGCACGCATGTTCATGAGCCACCCGCCGCTGGAGGAGCGTATTGACGCACTGCGTCGTCGGGGCTGA
- a CDS encoding ATP-binding protein: MDSRLNAFLERADAVLARIEPLLPAPRPSIDWTQTLAARWQRDGRSGYLLPLQVSLDMRLSDLIGVDRQVEQLGRNTRQFIDGMPANHALLWGSRGTGKSSLVRALLAEHAQHGLRLIEIERDHLADLPRVVEQVAKLPQRFVLFCDDLSFESGEGDYRVLKSVLDGSLEQAPDNVLLYATSNRRHLVPEKESDNENWKRVDGELHPSEAVEDKIALSDRFGLWLSFYPFTQEHFLNVVEHWIGELAAKAGLAWQRDEALDVLAVRWATGRGNRNGRCAYQFARYWVGLKLLEHKA, encoded by the coding sequence GTGGACTCGCGATTGAATGCTTTTCTTGAGCGCGCCGATGCCGTGCTGGCCCGGATCGAGCCTTTGCTGCCGGCGCCCCGGCCCTCCATCGATTGGACCCAGACCCTGGCCGCCCGCTGGCAGCGTGACGGGCGCAGCGGCTACCTGCTGCCGCTGCAGGTCAGCCTCGACATGCGCCTGTCGGACCTGATCGGCGTGGACCGCCAGGTCGAACAACTGGGCCGCAACACCCGCCAGTTCATCGATGGCATGCCGGCCAACCATGCCTTGCTCTGGGGCTCGCGTGGCACCGGCAAGTCGTCCCTGGTGCGCGCCCTGTTGGCCGAACATGCCCAGCATGGCCTGCGGTTGATCGAGATCGAACGCGATCACTTGGCTGATCTGCCCCGGGTGGTCGAGCAGGTAGCGAAACTGCCACAGCGCTTCGTGTTGTTCTGCGATGACTTGTCGTTCGAGTCCGGCGAAGGCGATTACCGCGTGCTCAAGAGTGTGTTGGATGGCTCCCTGGAGCAGGCGCCGGATAACGTGCTGCTGTATGCCACCTCCAACCGTCGTCACCTGGTGCCGGAAAAAGAGAGCGACAACGAGAATTGGAAACGGGTCGACGGCGAACTTCACCCCAGCGAAGCGGTTGAGGACAAGATCGCCTTGTCTGATCGCTTTGGCTTGTGGCTGTCGTTTTATCCGTTTACCCAGGAGCATTTCCTCAACGTCGTGGAGCACTGGATCGGCGAACTGGCGGCCAAGGCCGGGCTGGCCTGGCAGCGCGACGAAGCGTTGGATGTGCTGGCGGTACGCTGGGCAACCGGTCGCGGCAACCGCAACGGACGTTGCGCTTATCAATTTGCCCGTTATTGGGTAGGCCTGAAATTGTTGGAGCACAAGGCATGA
- a CDS encoding GAF domain-containing protein, with amino-acid sequence MIDLKSTGAGLDGYALLSAQLESLLADERDFIANAAQFSAFLSSQLDDLNWAGFYLNRNEELVLGPFQGQIACVRIPFGRGVCGTAAATRQTQRVEDVHAFAGHIACDSASNSELVVPLVKDGRLIGVLDLDSPKLARFSEHDQAGIEALAAIFLRLTDC; translated from the coding sequence ATGATCGATTTGAAGAGCACCGGTGCTGGCCTCGATGGCTACGCGTTGTTATCGGCACAGTTGGAATCCTTGCTGGCCGATGAGCGTGACTTCATCGCCAACGCCGCGCAGTTCTCGGCTTTCCTGTCCAGTCAGTTGGACGATCTGAATTGGGCCGGTTTCTACCTCAATCGCAACGAAGAGCTGGTCCTGGGACCGTTCCAAGGTCAGATCGCCTGTGTGCGGATTCCCTTTGGCCGTGGTGTGTGCGGCACGGCGGCAGCGACCCGGCAGACCCAGCGCGTTGAAGATGTCCATGCCTTCGCCGGGCACATCGCCTGCGACAGCGCGTCGAACAGCGAACTGGTGGTGCCGCTGGTCAAGGACGGGCGCCTGATCGGAGTGCTTGACCTGGACAGTCCGAAACTGGCGCGTTTCAGCGAGCATGATCAGGCCGGCATTGAAGCGTTGGCTGCAATATTCCTGCGCCTGACGGATTGCTGA
- a CDS encoding DEAD/DEAH box helicase, translating into MTQETGGFAAFNLNPNILAAVIATGYEEPSAIQQQSIPIIMAGHDMIGQAQTGTGKTAAFALPILHRIDPAKREPQALILAPTRELALQVATAFETYSKQMPGVTVVAVYGGAPMGPQLKAIRNGAQIVVATPGRLCDHLRRDEKVLATVNHLVLDEADEMLKLGFMDDLEVIFKALPATRQTVLFSATLPQSIRAIAERHLRDPQHVKIQTKTQTVTAIEQAHLLVHADQKTSAVLSLLEVEDFDALIMFVRTKQATLDLASALEAKGYKAAALNGDIAQNQRERVIDSLKDGRLDIVVATDVAARGLDVPRITHVFNVDMPYDPESYVHRIGRTGRAGREGRALLLVTPRERRMLQVIERVTGQKVAEVRLPDAQAVLDARIKKLTNSLSPLVADAESTHGELLDRLTADIGCTPRALAAALLRKATNGQALNLAAIEKERPLVPNNAPRGDRPERTGDRPDRGDRERRAPIPLAEGRARCRTALGARDGIAAKNLLGAILNEGGLAREAIGRIQVRDSFSLVELPEDGLEKLLTKLKDTRVAGKQLKLRRYRED; encoded by the coding sequence ATGACCCAGGAAACCGGCGGCTTCGCCGCTTTTAATCTCAACCCGAACATTCTTGCTGCCGTCATTGCGACCGGCTACGAAGAACCTTCGGCGATTCAGCAGCAATCGATCCCGATCATCATGGCCGGCCACGACATGATTGGCCAGGCGCAAACCGGTACGGGTAAAACCGCTGCGTTCGCCCTGCCGATCCTGCATCGCATCGATCCTGCCAAGCGCGAGCCGCAAGCCCTGATCCTGGCGCCAACCCGTGAGTTGGCGCTGCAAGTAGCCACCGCTTTTGAAACTTACTCCAAGCAAATGCCTGGCGTTACCGTTGTGGCCGTTTACGGCGGCGCCCCGATGGGCCCACAACTGAAAGCTATCCGTAATGGCGCGCAGATCGTTGTCGCCACGCCGGGTCGTCTGTGCGACCACCTGCGTCGTGACGAAAAAGTCCTGGCTACCGTGAACCACCTGGTTCTCGACGAAGCCGACGAGATGCTCAAGCTGGGCTTCATGGATGACCTGGAAGTCATCTTCAAGGCTCTGCCAGCAACCCGCCAGACTGTATTGTTCTCGGCCACCCTGCCGCAATCGATTCGTGCCATTGCCGAGCGCCACCTGCGCGATCCGCAACACGTAAAGATCCAGACCAAGACTCAGACCGTCACCGCGATTGAACAGGCTCACCTGCTGGTTCACGCCGACCAGAAGACTTCCGCCGTTCTCAGCTTGCTGGAAGTGGAAGACTTCGACGCCCTGATCATGTTCGTGCGCACCAAGCAAGCGACCCTGGACCTGGCCAGCGCCCTGGAAGCCAAAGGCTACAAAGCCGCTGCGCTGAACGGTGACATTGCCCAGAACCAGCGTGAGCGCGTGATCGACTCCCTCAAGGATGGCCGCCTGGACATCGTTGTGGCGACCGACGTCGCGGCCCGTGGCCTGGACGTTCCGCGCATCACCCACGTGTTCAACGTGGACATGCCGTACGACCCGGAATCCTACGTTCACCGTATCGGCCGTACTGGTCGTGCCGGTCGCGAAGGCCGTGCACTGTTGCTGGTCACCCCACGTGAGCGCCGCATGCTGCAAGTGATCGAGCGTGTGACTGGCCAGAAGGTGGCTGAAGTTCGCCTGCCGGACGCCCAGGCCGTTCTCGATGCTCGCATCAAGAAACTGACCAACAGCCTGTCGCCCCTGGTGGCTGACGCCGAATCGACCCACGGTGAGTTGCTCGATCGCCTGACCGCCGACATCGGTTGCACCCCACGCGCCCTGGCCGCCGCACTGCTGCGCAAGGCCACCAATGGCCAAGCGCTGAACCTGGCTGCAATCGAGAAGGAACGTCCCCTGGTGCCGAACAACGCACCGCGTGGCGATCGTCCCGAGCGCACCGGTGATCGTCCGGACCGTGGTGATCGCGAGCGTCGTGCTCCGATCCCGTTGGCCGAAGGTCGTGCGCGCTGCCGTACCGCGCTGGGTGCCCGTGACGGCATCGCGGCCAAGAACCTGCTGGGTGCCATCCTCAACGAAGGCGGCCTGGCCCGCGAAGCGATCGGCCGCATCCAGGTGCGCGACAGCTTCAGCCTGGTCGAGCTGCCGGAAGATGGTCTGGAGAAGTTGCTGACCAAACTCAAAGACACCCGCGTCGCTGGCAAGCAGCTCAAGCTGCGTCGCTACCGCGAGGATTGA
- a CDS encoding pyridoxal phosphate-dependent aminotransferase, whose product MQVSKSNKLANVCYDIRGPVLKHAKRLEEEGHRILKLNIGNPAPFGFEAPDEILQDVIRNLPTAQGYSDSKGLFSARKAVMQYYQQKQVEGIGIEDIYLGNGVSELIVMSMQALLNNGDEVLVPAPDYPLWTAAVSLSGGNPVHYLCDEQANWFPDLADIKAKITPNTKALVIINPNNPTGAVYSREVLLGMLELARQHNLVVFSDEIYDKILYDDAVHVCTASLAPDLLCLTFNGLSKSYRVAGFRSGWIAISGPKHHAQSYIEGIDMLANMRLCANVPSQHAIQTALGGYQSINDLVLPQGRLLEQRNRTWELLNDIPSVSCVKPMGALYAFPRIDPKVCPIHNDEKFVLDLLLSEKLLVVQGTAFNWPWPDHFRVVTLPRVDDLDQAIGRIGNFLKSYRQ is encoded by the coding sequence ATGCAGGTCAGCAAATCGAACAAGCTCGCCAACGTCTGCTACGACATTCGCGGCCCGGTGCTCAAGCACGCCAAACGCCTGGAAGAGGAAGGCCATCGCATCCTCAAGCTGAACATCGGCAACCCGGCACCCTTTGGTTTCGAAGCGCCCGATGAAATCCTCCAGGACGTCATTCGCAACCTGCCGACCGCCCAGGGCTACAGCGACTCCAAGGGCCTGTTCAGTGCGCGCAAGGCCGTGATGCAGTATTACCAGCAGAAGCAGGTCGAAGGAATCGGCATCGAGGACATCTACCTGGGCAACGGCGTGTCCGAGTTGATCGTGATGTCCATGCAGGCCCTGCTCAACAACGGCGACGAAGTCCTGGTGCCAGCACCGGACTATCCGCTGTGGACCGCTGCCGTGAGCCTGTCCGGTGGCAACCCGGTGCATTACCTGTGCGACGAACAGGCCAACTGGTTTCCCGACCTGGCGGACATCAAGGCCAAGATCACGCCCAACACCAAGGCATTGGTGATCATCAACCCGAACAACCCGACCGGCGCCGTGTACTCCCGGGAAGTGCTGCTGGGCATGCTGGAACTGGCCCGCCAGCACAACCTGGTGGTGTTCTCCGACGAGATCTACGACAAGATCCTCTACGACGACGCCGTGCACGTGTGCACCGCCTCCCTGGCACCGGACCTGCTGTGCCTGACCTTCAACGGCCTGTCCAAGTCCTATCGGGTCGCCGGTTTCCGCTCCGGCTGGATCGCCATCTCCGGGCCCAAGCACCATGCCCAGAGTTACATCGAAGGCATCGACATGCTGGCCAACATGCGCCTGTGCGCCAACGTGCCGAGCCAGCATGCGATCCAGACGGCGCTGGGCGGCTACCAGAGCATCAACGACCTGGTCCTGCCCCAGGGCCGGCTGCTGGAACAGCGCAATCGTACCTGGGAACTGCTCAACGACATTCCCAGCGTCAGTTGTGTCAAGCCGATGGGCGCCCTGTATGCCTTCCCACGGATCGACCCGAAGGTCTGCCCGATCCACAACGATGAAAAGTTCGTCCTTGACCTGCTGCTGTCCGAGAAGCTGCTGGTGGTCCAGGGTACGGCGTTCAACTGGCCATGGCCGGACCACTTCCGCGTCGTGACCCTGCCGCGGGTCGATGACCTCGACCAGGCCATTGGCCGGATCGGCAACTTCCTCAAGTCCTACCGTCAATAA
- a CDS encoding MarR family winged helix-turn-helix transcriptional regulator, producing MNDLSVDSLKLDSQLCFKLYAASRAVIRGYKPMLDQLGLTYPQYLAMLVLWEWQDTAPPQPTVKALGERLLLDSGTLTPLLKRLEQLDLVQRQRSARDEREVHLSLSAAGRALREQVGPLKARLLCDSGVDLDRLGALRDGLDHLLGQIKALT from the coding sequence ATGAATGACCTGTCCGTCGATTCGCTGAAGCTCGACAGCCAGTTGTGCTTCAAGCTGTACGCCGCTTCCCGTGCGGTGATCCGTGGCTACAAGCCGATGCTCGATCAGCTCGGCCTGACGTATCCGCAATACCTGGCGATGCTGGTGTTGTGGGAATGGCAAGACACGGCTCCGCCGCAGCCGACGGTCAAGGCCCTGGGCGAGCGTTTGCTGCTGGATTCCGGCACGCTGACGCCGCTGCTCAAGCGCCTGGAGCAGTTGGACCTGGTCCAGCGCCAGCGTTCGGCCCGGGACGAGCGAGAGGTACATTTGAGCCTGTCGGCTGCGGGACGGGCTTTGCGCGAACAGGTTGGCCCGCTCAAGGCCCGCCTGTTATGCGACAGCGGCGTCGATCTGGACCGCCTGGGCGCATTGCGGGACGGTCTCGATCATCTGCTGGGCCAGATCAAAGCGCTGACGTAG
- a CDS encoding thiopurine S-methyltransferase, producing MEPEFWHKRWSSNQIGFHLPEVNPYLQRFWPQLGLARGSRVLVPLCGKSLDLLWLAHQGYSVLGVELSEKAATDFFLEHQLEPVVSEEGAFRVFRAGDIEIRCGDFFALGAQDVADCTGLYDRAALIALPMPMRERYAAHLQRILPGGVGLLITLDYNQDEMPGPPFSVGDDEVQRLWGEGWRLEVLQEQDVLGESWNFLQAGVTRLDERVYRISSY from the coding sequence ATGGAGCCCGAGTTTTGGCACAAGCGCTGGTCATCGAACCAGATCGGTTTTCACTTGCCGGAGGTGAACCCTTACCTGCAACGTTTCTGGCCGCAACTGGGATTGGCCCGGGGCAGTCGGGTGCTGGTGCCGTTGTGTGGAAAAAGCCTGGATCTGCTGTGGCTTGCCCATCAGGGCTACTCGGTGCTGGGCGTGGAGTTGTCGGAAAAAGCCGCCACTGATTTTTTTCTTGAGCATCAGCTTGAGCCGGTTGTGAGTGAAGAGGGGGCTTTCAGGGTGTTCCGTGCCGGTGATATCGAGATTCGCTGCGGTGATTTCTTTGCCCTGGGCGCGCAGGATGTGGCCGATTGTACGGGGCTGTACGATCGCGCTGCGTTGATTGCCTTGCCTATGCCGATGCGGGAGCGGTACGCGGCTCACCTGCAGAGGATTTTGCCCGGCGGTGTCGGCTTGTTGATTACCTTGGATTACAACCAGGATGAAATGCCTGGCCCACCGTTTTCCGTCGGGGATGATGAGGTGCAGCGGCTGTGGGGAGAGGGTTGGCGGCTGGAGGTTTTGCAGGAGCAGGATGTGCTTGGGGAGAGCTGGAATTTTTTGCAGGCGGGGGTGACGAGGTTGGATGAGCGGGTGTATCGGATTTCCAGTTATTGA